In the genome of Micromonospora sp. Llam0, the window CGGTCTCGCTGAGCGTGAACCGGGCCTGCTGCTCGGCGGCGAGCGAGCCGAAGACGGCGGCCGCGACCACGCCGGCGGCGACCAGGACGGCGCCGCTGATCCGGGTACGGTTCCAGAACCGTTGCACCACCGCCACCGGGGCGTCAGTTGCGATCATGGTGGACAACGCGGTCACCAGCCCTTCGCCATGCTGGTCTGCAACCGGGCGGACCGCGCCGCCCGGAGCTGGAAGATCGCCTTCACCAGGGCGGGGGCGGCGATGAAGATGACGATCAACGCCTGGAGCACGGTGACCAGTTCCAGCGAGATGCCGGAACCCGACTGCATCGCGTTGCCACCGGCCCGCAGCGCCCCGAACAGCAGCGCCGCCAGCGCGACACCCCACGGTTTGACCCGGCCGAGCAGGGCGACCAGGATGCCGTCGAAGCCGATCTGGGCCGCGACCAGCGGGGTCAACGCGTTCGCCGTGGAGCCCAGCACCATGTTGGCGCCGCCCAGCCCGGCCAGCCCACCGGCGACCACCATCAGCAGTACGTAGGTGCCGGTGACGCTGATCCCGGCGGTCCGCGCGGCGTCCGGGTTGGCGCCGACGGCGCGCAGTTCGAAGCCGAACGTGGACCGGTTGAGCAGCCACGCGACGGCGGCGGTGACGACGACCGCCAGCAGGATGCCGGCGTGCACCCGCAGCCCGTCGCCGAGCAGCCGGGGCAGCTGGGCGGTGGTGTCCACCGGCCGGCTGATCGCGTCCGGCCGGTCCGGGTTCTGCACCCCGGGCTGCACGATGATCCAGGTGAGGAAGTACAGCGCCACGTAGTTGAGCATGATCGTGGTGATCACCTCGTGGGCACCGGTGCGGGCCTTGAGGAAACCGGGGAAGAAGCCCCACAGCGCGCCGCCGAGCGCCCCGGCCAGCACCGCGACGACCACGTGCAGCACCAGCGGCAGCGGCAGCAGGAAACCGGCCAGCGCGGCCACCACGACGCCGATGATCGCCTGCCCCTGGGCGCCGATGTTGAACAGGCCGCCCCGGAACGCCAACGCGACCGACAGCCCGGTGAAGACCAGCGGCGCGGTGTAGGTCAGCGTCTCGGAGATCGGCCGGAACACCGTCGACCACTCGGCGTCGCCGGCGGCGAAGGACCGCACCGCCGAGGGGTCGATCACCGAGCCTTTGAACAGGTTGGCGTACGCCTCGCTGACCAGGGTCCAGCTGGCGGACAGCGCGTCGCCCGGGCGGGCGAAGAAGTAGGTGTAGGTGGCGAGCACCTCCGGGTCGGAGACGATCATCAGTACGCCGCCGATGACGACGGCCAGCAGCAGGGCGAGCACCGTCACGGTGACGGTGTTGGCGGCCCACAGGTTGTGCAGGAAGCGCTGGCCGAGGGAGTCACCGTCGCGGGCGGGCGGCTTGTCCGGCGAACCGGCCGACGAGCCGTTGTCGCTGCTCATTGCGTCCCCTCTTGCTCGGTCCTGCCGGTGACCCCGGCCATCAGCAGGCCGATCTGTTCCCGTGGGGTGTCCGGTCCGACCACGGCGATGATCCGGCCGCGGTACATCACCGCGATCCGGTCGGCCAGCCCGATCACCTCGTCCAGCTCGCTGGAGACGACCAGGACGCCGGTGCCGGCGTCGCGTTCGTCGACGATCCGGCCGTGGATGAACTCGATGGAGCCG includes:
- a CDS encoding ABC transporter permease, with translation MSSDNGSSAGSPDKPPARDGDSLGQRFLHNLWAANTVTVTVLALLLAVVIGGVLMIVSDPEVLATYTYFFARPGDALSASWTLVSEAYANLFKGSVIDPSAVRSFAAGDAEWSTVFRPISETLTYTAPLVFTGLSVALAFRGGLFNIGAQGQAIIGVVVAALAGFLLPLPLVLHVVVAVLAGALGGALWGFFPGFLKARTGAHEVITTIMLNYVALYFLTWIIVQPGVQNPDRPDAISRPVDTTAQLPRLLGDGLRVHAGILLAVVVTAAVAWLLNRSTFGFELRAVGANPDAARTAGISVTGTYVLLMVVAGGLAGLGGANMVLGSTANALTPLVAAQIGFDGILVALLGRVKPWGVALAALLFGALRAGGNAMQSGSGISLELVTVLQALIVIFIAAPALVKAIFQLRAARSARLQTSMAKGW